Sequence from the Actinomycetota bacterium genome:
CCGAGGCCGGCTTCGCCCTCGACCTGCTGCCGATCCTGCCCCTGTCGCGCCGGCTGGCCAAGGAGACCCTGCTGGCCCCGTTCGCCGCCGTCAACGGCACCTTCGCCGCCCGCCGGCTGCTCCGCGAGCACCACTTCGACGTGGTCTGCGGCATGGGCGGCTACGTCACCCTCCCGGTGGCGGTGGCGGCCAGGCTCGAGGGCGTGCCGGTCGTGCTCCACGAGCAGAACGCCGTGCCCGGGGTCGCCAACCGCCTGGCCGCCAAGGTGGCCAGCCGGATCGCGGTCGGGGTGGCTGCGGCCGCCGAGGCCTTCCCGCCCGAGCGGACCACGGTGGTCGGCAACCCGGTCCGGCCCGAGCTGGCCCGCCTCGACCGGGCGGCCCTGCACGACGAGGCGGTGGCCGCCTTCGGCCTCGACCCCGGCCGGCGCACCCTGTTCGTGTTCGGCGGCAGCCAGGGGGCGCGCCACATCAACCAGGCGGTGATCGCGGCCACCGCCCACTGGCCCGACCCCGGCGCCGTCCAGGTCCTGCACGC
This genomic interval carries:
- the murG gene encoding undecaprenyldiphospho-muramoylpentapeptide beta-N-acetylglucosaminyltransferase, whose amino-acid sequence is MTVPGAGGLPAPEDRPGLSLLVAAGGSGGHVFPGLALARTIVRHAPEATVRFAGTSRGLETRAVPEAGFALDLLPILPLSRRLAKETLLAPFAAVNGTFAARRLLREHHFDVVCGMGGYVTLPVAVAARLEGVPVVLHEQNAVPGVANRLAAKVASRIAVGVAAAAEAFPPERTTVVGNPVRPELARLDRAALHDEAVAAFGLDPGRRTLFVFGGSQGARHINQAVIAATAHWPDPGAVQVLHACGRRDEADVRAAWAAADPDGRGLLVKIVPFVDRMDLAYAAADLAMTRAGAITVAELTAAGMPAVMVPLPHATADHQAANARAVAAGGGAVVVDDAALDGPAVVAAAAP